Sequence from the Nymphaea colorata isolate Beijing-Zhang1983 chromosome 9, ASM883128v2, whole genome shotgun sequence genome:
TTTGTTGTGTTCCGGGCAGAGCATTGAATCTCTTCAGAACCACGGATGTAGGTCTCAGTCGAAAGTTTTTTCCTGGAAAATTTGGTAATCGACAATAATTGgttcataaaaaaagaaaaactaaaagggTATCTATTGCACGAAAGTGCAGCAGCTAAGCAATATTTTCTAGTGTGCAACAACTACCAAAACCTGTTGATGTTGAGATTTTGAACTTTccagaagggaaaaaaaaaaagaaaaggaactgcGAAACGATGAACGAGTAACTACAGCTAGCAGCTTCATTGATATTTGTGACATAATATGCAAAAGATAAAAGAAGTCAGGAGATTCAATGATGTTGAGATAATGAAAGGTGTAGAAACAAAACTTGTACCGGTCAAACGTAGGGCAAAATGTGATGGTGTAGGCCACGGCCTTGCAGGTGAAGGTGCTTGTCCCATCGTCAAATGCATAACTATATGCTCTAGGGCATGCGCTCTTGAAGATGGTGGAATAGTAGGATGGTCTACACAGTGTGGGGCTTGCAAAGCTTCCACTGCAGCAGTACTGGTCAAGCCCAAATGCACCACAAGCACTCTTGCACGCGACTACATCACCATCCACGACCTGCAGCTCCCTTGGACAACCTGACCATGGCCAATTTGGAACATATATTCAATAAGAAATGAGCTTGTCTAGACCATATCTTTAAACTTAGCGATCATCAAATTTATGACTGTGAATGAATACGGTCAAAAAGAGGCAGATTTGATGCAGGTAAAGTACAAGTACTCCTACTTGCTACGGCCCGCCTCAGTAATGCTGATCTAATTTGTTCTTTCTACGTACTATCAATATTAGTTTGTAGTCAGAGACCATATCTACAAACTTTCTCTGAAAAATATGATCTCAGAATGCAAAGAGGACATAATGCACGAGCGGTTGCATCTTGGGCACCGCTGTTTCTGatgaaaaaacaagtttttaatcTTTGTTCAAGATCTCAAAAAGCAACTTAAACCATGTTCAAACATGTCTTTTGACAAACAGACCATGTCACATTTGAAAGGTTAGATTCTTAGAGTATCAAagttaaacatgaaaaatatagtGCGTGCTGCTAGATTATAGTGCATTCAAGTGGTAGTTTGTCCATCACTAAAAGTTACTGGAATAATTCTCTGCTTGTAGAAGAAAATCTCGGGGgctcatgaaattttttatgtttctgaTTCGTGCCACCTACCTGAGTTCAGATTGGTTGTGCAGCCGGTGACATTGCAGCCTCCATCTAAGCCCTGTGGCTCCACAATCATCGGCAAATTATATCCGTCGACGAGGCTAACATCATAGAAATCTTCTGCTTCACCATTCCCGAGGGTGACCTCAAACAGAGTCGCCGGCGGCTGCGCACCACGCCCCTTGCACTCAAGTCCAACGCCGCAGTCACCAGTTTGGCACACACCATTGCCTGCACCATCAAAATCACAACCTGTTCGAGCCCAGAGCCGGCCTGACCACGCCGGTGACGCTGTAACAGTATAACTTGCACCCCCTTCCAGCCGAAACCCGGTCGGTGATATGTCAGGCGAGCCGGCGCCCGCTAGGATCCCCGGCCATATGGTGTACGGGCAGTTGTTGGCAATCGTGAATGTGGAAGCCTTTGCTATGGCAAGGAAAACCGGGAAGAGCAATGCAAAGGCTCCGGCATGTCTGATCATGATAATGCCACCGGCGACGAGCTATCCGGCAGGCAGAGGGCTGGTGAATGGTCTGCATTGCGATGTAGGGTCCTTGGACATTTGAAAGGAGCCATGGTTTGTGCATAGGTAAGACTAAGGTGACTGGTTTGGGTTAAGCATTTTGTGAAGTAGGGGTGAAGGTGGCCTGATAGTGAAGAAATGCCTTCTTGGTCATTCTAAGGCACACATTCTTTGCTGCCTAGAAGGACATCTATGTCGTTTGACTTTCATGAATGACCAAAGTGCCCTCATTTCATGGGGACAGGGAGAATGTGACTTTTGTCtccaaattgtttaaaaaagatTATTCCAATTAATTTTTCTATAATAAAATGATAATGATATGGCTGCACCAAGTGGACCTACTCCTAGCTCAAAAACTATGAATTTGAGCAGCATATGCTCAGTCTAGTTTTGTATATGAGCATATTCTTACCATGAAAAAGTCAAACCTAAGATCACAACTTGGTTCCTAAATGGACAGTCTTCcaagtttgaaattttggtACATTGTGTGCTTGGTtcttaaagctcttgaaaaatGTGTGCATCTCACAATTACATGATGTGCTACTTGTTTTCAACAGCCAGCTTGTTTCATGTCTTGTTAAGGGGCACCATGAATCTAGTCCAAAATATGTTGTAAACTGAAGGTGGATATTGCATCTCTGTAACCGGCAAGTTTTGAATTGATTAGGCTGATTAAATTTAGGTGAGCtggaggagtatttcattctaaTGTCACGAAGAGAGTTAAAGCTCCCACTTTCTCGTTCTTATAAGGTATAGGGCTTGCTTTTGGTGCTTTGGAGTGCTGCTCCACCATGCTTCAATTTGCACATTAATGACTACCCTTTGGAAGCATAGAATTGAGGATCAAATAGAGTAGTTAATGAACCGGGTTCAAATAAGAGTGAAAGCTCATCTAGATAGCGTTAGAATTGGATCGGCCTATTCACCACTTAATACAATTACACGACCACGTAATTGTGTTAACATGCCTGCTCACTAATTCATTCTCCCATTaacttttgaaactttgatACCGTTTAATTATATCTTACTTTCAAAGAATTCACCAAATGGTGACTCTAACTGTACCAACTTACCAAGTGTCTCCACATTTGGAATAGCTATGGTTGAGTAAAAGACTTTTGTCTCAATTCACGTTGAGTAAAGACTTGGATTCATGGATCTCTTAATTtatgttgttattcttttcttgcGAGTGTAGTCCGGGTTTTATCTTTCTCAAATTAAGCCATTAAACAAAAATGATTCCATCTTAGTAAAGCAAGACAAATCTTCTTCCGTGGAATATAATAACATGACATGATGCAAAGTTTCGTGAGGCAAGTTATTTTAGCAGTTTGCCTTTTACGAAAAGGAAAAGTTGGGTGCATTGGGATTGCAGATCTCTTTTCTTACTTTGCAGATCTTgatttcttgttctttcctttttctttgttggtacTTTAGATCAGATAAGCAGTCACCACCTCTCTCTTCGGATCTATGAATCAACGTATATATTCGATTTTTGAACCCTTTTCTGCCGTCAGCAGCACATGCCACGCCTGTTTTGCACTCTTTTGTTCTGAACAAGCAAGCTCCAGAATAGGTAAGCTTCGAGGTTCTAGAAGCTATAGAAATattgggatttggatctcagATCAACATGGATTAGGAACCGGTTTTAAAGGGTATGGAGGTAGGACCATGGCTTCAGACAAGTGCACCATCTACAAATGTTTAATTAGCCTAGAAATTCCTCCAAACTCTCAGAGAatccttcattttattttatcttgCACATATCTACTAAACAAGATtaacaaataataacaaaatggACTAAGATTCATAAATATTAGCAACAAAATTACTTCTCACAGACAGGCTGAGGTTGGGGCGTTGGGCAGACTCCAGACAGATTATGCCACGACCTGAACGAACTTTCAGAATATGATAGAAGTCtcttttcattatatattttcAGGAGCATTGACGACACGAGTCTGTATAAACATAAAGGATTGGCGATTGGTGAAGCTTATAGATACCAGTTAGGCAGTCACGAATCAACTCCTACTCGCCGGTCGGCGACACTCTCATGTTGCTTACCGGCATTCAGGAACTTCCAGCTTCAGATTCATCTTCCTATTACCATCTTCAGACTTGGACACAGCGGAGAATCAGGAAAagtaaacagaaaaaagaagaacgCTGAGTGACaagatttcagatatttttccataaaaatgtaGTTGATGTATTCTATCCTTTTCTTCTTGGTCGCCACAATGTTGAACATTTATAAGATGGATCAGAAACGCAGGTCAAGCCTCCattcaacaaatttctaaaatgcaAAGATGTACTAATCTCAGCGGACTTGGTTTTCATGGCAAGCAAAGATGATGCAAAGATCAGAACCACCATTGAGTCGCAGGAACAGATTGAAAACTCATGATAATGCAGCCAAGTTGCCAAAATTGCATCCCAGTTTCAAGTTTGAACAAGACAAAGGATAGGTACTAGAAGAGGAAAACAAATTCAATGTTTCATCTGGCGACAACAGTTAACTTTGTATTGTCTGTAACGTCAGATAACATATTTGAGCTAACATATGACCAGCTTCATGATAACAACGTTGAAACAATGGTTTGTGAGTTTGTGGGCTGCGTAGGTGAAACTTGATTGAATAGACATGGTAGGGTTGCAAATGGATCGGCTCAAGAAAATGAGGTGATTGAAACTTGATCTAGCGTCTTCATCTTATCAATCTACacgtcagaaatttttttctttttttattagaaCAGGAGcaatataatattatatgtgAAACTTTAATCTTCAAAATCtggaggggccatggccccccgGCTCTGCCTCAGTCATGTGGTACCGTTACTTATTTCTTCCACGCATATTAAAGTCACTAAACGCTAAGCGCACGCGTGCTTAACATGTCCCACTGGTGGGTCGTCTCTAATCTAATCTTTGCTTCTTTCTTGCACGCCACATCATTAGCTGGTCCAGTTTCTTCAGGTTTGATGAAAACTAAGCATTCTCTCGTTTGAAGCCGAGAAAATGCTTTGTTAGAAACAAAGTCATCGAAGAAAAAGTTTCCTGGGATAATTTTCACTGTTACTGCTGAAAGAACATCTTTTAAAGGCaaaagaattttgtttttatgcgtgattttcctttttggagATTTTGTTACTGTatttttagaatgaaaaatagCTTCTCTGTATCAGTAAACATTACCTTCCATAGATGCCAAACATTATAATGTGCCCCGCAATGCGAACAGGGACCTAAAAGCAAGCACTGACGAGCTCCCTCCATTAATGAACTTGTAAATTAATGAAGCGGGGCAAGTCGGAGTACTAATAAAAATTGCACAGAAAACACGCTAGCAGTAAACCACATTGTCCTCTTCACAGGACCAAATGGGTACACGatgattttcttgttttccattaGAGGGGCTTTGTTCTCTTCCATTTTGGGGAATTAATGGAATTTTGAGCACCTGAACATATTTGAGCTAAcatatatataaccagcttcatgGAACATTCAAAGACTGTCTAATTCCGTTGCAACTCTTCACGGTCGTTTGACAGCAGAAACACTCAGTTTATGAACGTCATGTAAATCTTTTTGATCTTATGAATCTGAGATTcgggtagatttatgaaatgctAGTTACTCCATCATGAAACAGTAAATCGTCTTTCCTACCAAACAACTCCTGCTGGGAGGTCTTCTCCCTCATTCATTCGCATAGACTGCGGAATTAAACAATTCTTAATTTATCAAGTAGCTTGTTCATGGAAATTGTCTCCCCACCTGCTTGCTTGGCCAGGAAGTTGGACTTTAAGAGTTTTAACAATTTCAAGCTAAAGATAACCAAGAAGTATATTTAGAACGTCTCTCGTAGGGTACAACTACTGTTGACTTACCTATCgaaaataacaaacaaacaaatatatatatatttatttatttatttatttattcatttattggTGGGTAGAAAGGATAAGATGGAGTTGATGAGTGGCATGATTGCCTCGTATGCTACGTATCATAGAATACCAAATCTTGGGCATCTACTTTTGCACAAAAAGCTGGTGAGTTATTCGTCTTTTGTGCCATTGAGAGgtttcaaattctttttttttttgctgcttctttctttcttaggtGTGAAAGCTGATGAGTTAGACTTTACAAATTGTGCTACTAGATGCATATTAGTTAGTGCagaacaatgagtcgagctaggTCAAGCTCCACTCGGACTTGTTGGTTAAAGCCAAAACAAGTTGAGCTTGCGTTCAAACGTATGCTCAAAGAGtcaaacaagttgagttcaagctgtAAGAAGCTGAGtcatttaaactcgactcaactACACAACGAAcattgaattataatgagaaaatagtcAAATGAGTGACAACCAAACGAATTAaataagttgaaagaaatgagacATGCTTAATATAAATGAGTTAAAGGAGTGGAGTTTGAGC
This genomic interval carries:
- the LOC116260871 gene encoding pathogenesis-related thaumatin-like protein 3.5, with translation MIRHAGAFALLFPVFLAIAKASTFTIANNCPYTIWPGILAGAGSPDISPTGFRLEGGASYTVTASPAWSGRLWARTGCDFDGAGNGVCQTGDCGVGLECKGRGAQPPATLFEVTLGNGEAEDFYDVSLVDGYNLPMIVEPQGLDGGCNVTGCTTNLNSGCPRELQVVDGDVVACKSACGAFGLDQYCCSGSFASPTLCRPSYYSTIFKSACPRAYSYAFDDGTSTFTCKAVAYTITFCPTFDRSRRSNGALSNQPPSLAKKQDNNLVSSSMRQTVSSHLLLVAIIISISRYFGP